Proteins co-encoded in one Stutzerimonas stutzeri genomic window:
- a CDS encoding TRAP transporter small permease subunit, giving the protein MKKNLPSSDDHLDVCAPEPGHGLLDRGIRRGGQAIAWLVFLAMLVSVFEVIMRYGFNSPTEWAHETTTFLVAAIFALGGPYALATNRHIQIRILLDRLSPRKRSWLELLNLVLGILFCLAIGYAAWVLAYNATHAPDGTWRLETSGSSWNQPLPAFTKIIILVSIALMCVQQVVRLATHRRARLDTDATK; this is encoded by the coding sequence GTGAAAAAAAACCTACCTTCCTCTGACGATCATCTGGACGTCTGCGCACCTGAGCCGGGGCACGGCCTGCTTGATCGCGGCATTCGACGTGGTGGCCAGGCGATCGCCTGGCTGGTTTTCCTCGCCATGCTGGTCAGTGTGTTCGAAGTGATCATGCGCTACGGCTTCAATTCGCCCACCGAGTGGGCGCACGAAACCACCACCTTTCTGGTTGCTGCCATCTTCGCGCTGGGCGGACCCTATGCGTTGGCGACCAACCGCCACATCCAGATCCGCATCCTGCTCGACCGCCTTTCGCCGCGTAAGCGCAGCTGGCTGGAGCTGCTGAACCTGGTGCTGGGCATCCTGTTCTGCCTGGCCATCGGTTATGCCGCCTGGGTGCTGGCCTACAATGCGACGCATGCGCCCGATGGCACTTGGCGGCTTGAGACCTCGGGGTCGTCCTGGAACCAGCCGCTGCCGGCGTTCACCAAGATCATCATCCTGGTCTCCATCGCGCTGATGTGCGTGCAGCAGGTGGTACGGCTCGCGACTCACCGACGCGCGCGTCTCGATACGGATGCCACGAAATGA
- a CDS encoding TRAP transporter large permease codes for MSIEIATYLMIFAIFALLVLGLPLAFVTGLVAAGFTFGWFGPVAVPLVASRMFGFITEYSLVAVPMFVFMAGLLDRSGLARDLFNSMRFFAGRLPGGVAVQTIVVAFFLAAISGIIGGEIVLLGVLALPQMLRLGYDKRIAIGVVCAGGSLGTMVPPSIVLIIYGLIASVSIADLFKAAIIPAALLMGSYMLYVVVMCMRYPHMGGAHLEKDTSVPRLTLGEAFKGMFFPIAIAGLVLGSIYGGIASVTEAAAMGALGVLLAVLVRGEFSIKLLQESLTQTLETCGMIVWIGIGAACLVGVYNLMGGNRFVSSAITGLEVAPFVIVLVMMLIFLLLGMFLDWIGIAMLCLPIFVPIVVALGYDPVWFGILFAVSMQVSYISPPFGPAAFYLKSVAPPDITLTDIFRAMVPFIVIQIAVLGLLLYFPAISTWLL; via the coding sequence ATGAGTATCGAGATCGCAACCTACCTGATGATCTTCGCGATCTTTGCGCTGCTGGTGCTGGGCCTGCCGCTGGCCTTCGTCACTGGTCTGGTCGCCGCTGGCTTCACCTTCGGCTGGTTCGGTCCGGTGGCGGTGCCGCTGGTGGCCAGCCGCATGTTCGGCTTCATCACCGAATATTCGCTGGTGGCGGTGCCAATGTTCGTCTTCATGGCGGGCTTGCTGGACCGATCCGGGCTGGCGCGCGACCTGTTCAACTCCATGCGTTTCTTCGCCGGCCGGCTGCCGGGCGGGGTCGCGGTACAGACCATCGTCGTGGCGTTCTTTCTCGCCGCCATCTCCGGAATCATCGGCGGTGAAATCGTCCTGCTCGGCGTGCTCGCCTTGCCGCAGATGCTGCGCCTGGGCTACGACAAGCGCATCGCCATCGGCGTGGTCTGTGCCGGTGGGTCCTTGGGCACCATGGTGCCGCCCTCGATCGTGTTGATCATCTACGGCCTGATCGCCAGCGTCTCCATCGCCGATCTGTTCAAGGCGGCGATCATTCCTGCCGCGCTGCTGATGGGCAGCTACATGCTCTATGTGGTGGTGATGTGCATGCGTTACCCGCACATGGGCGGTGCGCACCTGGAGAAAGACACCAGCGTGCCGCGCTTGACCCTGGGCGAAGCCTTCAAGGGCATGTTCTTTCCGATTGCCATCGCCGGGCTGGTGCTGGGGAGCATCTATGGCGGCATCGCGTCGGTCACCGAGGCGGCCGCCATGGGCGCGCTGGGCGTACTGCTGGCCGTGCTGGTACGCGGCGAGTTCAGCATCAAGCTGCTCCAGGAAAGCCTGACCCAGACCCTGGAAACCTGCGGGATGATCGTCTGGATCGGCATCGGCGCGGCCTGTCTGGTCGGCGTCTACAACCTCATGGGCGGCAACCGCTTCGTCTCATCGGCCATTACCGGGCTGGAGGTTGCGCCCTTCGTCATCGTGCTGGTGATGATGCTGATCTTTCTCTTGCTGGGCATGTTCCTCGACTGGATCGGCATCGCCATGCTCTGCCTGCCGATCTTCGTGCCCATCGTCGTCGCCCTCGGCTACGACCCGGTGTGGTTCGGCATCCTTTTCGCGGTGAGCATGCAGGTGTCCTACATCTCGCCTCCGTTCGGCCCGGCGGCCTTCTATCTCAAGAGTGTGGCGCCACCCGATATCACCCTGACCGACATCTTCCGCGCGATGGTGCCCTTCATCGTCATCCAGATCGCGGTACTCGGCCTGCTGCTGTATTTCCCGGCCATCTCGACGTGGCTGCTTTGA
- a CDS encoding IlvD/Edd family dehydratase, giving the protein MTDKRPLRSAQWFGTTDKNGFMYRSWMKNQGIPDHEFQGKPIVGICNTWSELTPCNAHFRKIAEHVKKGVLEAGGYPVEFPVFSNGESNLRPTAMLTRNLASMDVEESIRGNPVDAVVLLVGCDKTTPALLMGAASCDVPAIVVTGGPMLNGKHKGRDIGAGTIVWQMHEQYKAGQIDLNEFLSAEAGMSRSAGTCNTMGTASTMACMAEALGTSLPHNAAIPAVDSRRYVLAHLSGMRIVEMVHEDLRLSKVLTKQAFENAIRVNAAIGGSTNAVIHLKAIAGRIGVELELDDWTRIGRGMPTIVDLQPSGRFLMEEFYYAGGLPAVIRRLGENNLLPNPDALTVNGKSLWDNCAQAPIYGEDEVIRALDNPLRQDGGICVLRGNLAPSGAVLKPSAATPELMKHRGRAVVFEDFDDYKARIADPDLDVDETCVLVMKNCGPKGYPGMAEVGNMGLPPKVLAKGITDMVRISDARMSGTAYGTVVLHVAPEAAAGGPLAVVRNGDFIELDCYEGRLHLDIPAAELQERLAAWQAPQGLLWDGGYRRLFVEHVMQADEGCDFDFLVGCRGAEVPRHSH; this is encoded by the coding sequence ATGACTGACAAACGCCCCCTGCGCTCCGCTCAATGGTTTGGCACCACTGACAAGAACGGTTTCATGTACCGCAGCTGGATGAAGAACCAGGGCATTCCGGATCATGAATTCCAAGGCAAGCCGATCGTCGGCATCTGCAATACCTGGTCGGAGCTGACCCCCTGCAACGCGCACTTTCGTAAGATCGCCGAGCACGTGAAGAAGGGCGTGCTGGAAGCCGGCGGCTACCCGGTCGAGTTCCCGGTGTTCTCCAATGGTGAGTCGAACCTGCGACCGACCGCCATGCTGACGCGCAACCTGGCCAGCATGGATGTCGAGGAATCGATTCGCGGCAATCCGGTAGACGCCGTGGTCCTGCTGGTCGGCTGTGACAAGACCACACCGGCGCTGCTGATGGGCGCGGCGAGCTGCGACGTGCCCGCCATCGTCGTCACCGGTGGGCCGATGCTCAACGGCAAGCACAAGGGCCGCGATATCGGTGCGGGCACCATCGTCTGGCAGATGCACGAGCAGTACAAGGCGGGGCAGATCGACCTCAACGAGTTTCTCTCCGCCGAGGCCGGCATGTCGCGCTCCGCTGGCACCTGCAACACCATGGGTACGGCTTCGACCATGGCGTGCATGGCCGAGGCGCTGGGGACTTCATTGCCGCACAACGCGGCGATTCCGGCGGTCGATTCGCGTCGCTATGTGCTGGCGCACCTGTCCGGTATGCGCATCGTCGAGATGGTTCACGAAGACCTGCGCTTGTCCAAGGTGCTGACCAAGCAAGCCTTCGAAAACGCCATCCGAGTCAACGCGGCCATCGGCGGCTCGACCAATGCCGTGATCCATCTCAAGGCCATCGCCGGGCGGATTGGCGTCGAGCTCGAGCTGGATGACTGGACGCGTATTGGCCGGGGCATGCCGACCATTGTCGACCTGCAGCCATCGGGGCGCTTCCTGATGGAAGAGTTCTACTACGCGGGCGGGCTGCCGGCGGTGATCCGCCGGCTCGGCGAGAACAATCTCCTGCCAAACCCTGATGCGCTGACCGTCAACGGCAAGTCGCTTTGGGACAACTGCGCCCAGGCCCCGATTTACGGCGAGGATGAGGTCATTCGTGCGCTGGACAATCCGCTGCGCCAGGACGGCGGCATCTGTGTGTTGCGTGGCAATCTGGCGCCCAGCGGCGCGGTGTTGAAACCCTCGGCAGCAACGCCGGAACTGATGAAGCACCGCGGGCGAGCAGTGGTGTTCGAAGACTTCGATGATTACAAGGCGCGCATTGCCGACCCCGATCTGGACGTTGACGAAACCTGCGTACTGGTCATGAAGAACTGTGGCCCGAAGGGTTATCCGGGCATGGCCGAGGTCGGCAACATGGGCCTGCCGCCCAAGGTGCTGGCCAAGGGCATCACCGACATGGTGCGGATCTCCGATGCCCGTATGAGCGGTACCGCCTACGGCACCGTGGTGCTGCATGTGGCGCCGGAAGCGGCGGCAGGCGGGCCGCTGGCCGTGGTACGCAACGGCGATTTCATCGAGTTGGACTGCTACGAGGGTCGCTTGCATCTGGACATACCGGCAGCCGAGCTGCAAGAGCGGTTGGCCGCCTGGCAAGCCCCGCAGGGCCTGCTGTGGGACGGGGGCTATCGGCGGTTGTTCGTCGAGCATGTGATGCAGGCTGACGAGGGCTGCGACTTCGACTTCCTGGTGGGTTGCCGAGGCGCCGAGGTGCCGCGCCATTCGCACTGA
- a CDS encoding DMT family transporter, which yields MTHRNALLAIHFGALMFGLSGIFGKLATSTPLIIALGRAGFAVAALIVAGQLLRSTRARASLRQRVGLLLGGLLLGAHWLTFFLAVKVAGVGIATLGFASFPAFTVLLEGMLFRERTRPVEFGMVALVCLGLLLVTPQFDLASQSTLGLVYGILSGFLFAVLSLLNRAVTRGVDPVQAALWQNGTVLLCFLPFSWSSLPAVPAMDWLWLALLGVLCTGLAHSLFVASLKVLKARTTAVIFALEPVYGIAFAWWLFDEQPTARMLVGGALIILASVITSRLKTATETTAVSPLGKAP from the coding sequence ATGACCCATCGCAACGCCTTGCTGGCGATTCACTTCGGTGCGCTGATGTTCGGGTTGTCAGGCATTTTCGGCAAACTGGCGACCAGCACACCCTTGATCATCGCCCTCGGCCGAGCCGGCTTCGCTGTGGCGGCGCTGATCGTGGCCGGTCAGCTGCTACGCAGTACCCGCGCGCGCGCGAGCTTGCGTCAGCGCGTTGGCCTGCTGCTCGGCGGGCTACTGCTCGGCGCCCACTGGCTGACCTTCTTCCTGGCGGTAAAGGTGGCCGGCGTCGGCATTGCCACGCTGGGGTTCGCCAGTTTCCCCGCCTTCACCGTACTGCTCGAAGGCATGCTGTTTCGCGAGCGCACCCGGCCGGTGGAATTCGGCATGGTTGCGCTGGTCTGCCTCGGGCTGCTGCTGGTCACCCCGCAGTTCGACCTTGCTAGCCAAAGCACCTTGGGTCTGGTCTACGGCATTCTCTCGGGGTTCCTGTTCGCCGTACTGTCGTTGCTCAACCGAGCGGTCACTCGCGGCGTCGACCCGGTGCAGGCCGCGCTCTGGCAGAACGGTACCGTCCTGCTGTGCTTCCTACCCTTCTCATGGTCGTCGCTGCCGGCCGTCCCGGCGATGGACTGGCTGTGGTTGGCACTGCTCGGCGTGCTCTGTACAGGCCTGGCACACAGCCTGTTCGTGGCGAGCCTGAAGGTGTTGAAGGCACGCACCACCGCGGTGATCTTCGCGCTGGAGCCGGTCTACGGCATCGCCTTTGCCTGGTGGTTGTTCGATGAACAACCCACCGCTCGCATGTTGGTCGGCGGCGCCTTGATCATTCTTGCGTCGGTCATCACCAGCCGGTTGAAAACCGCGACCGAAACGACCGCCGTCTCGCCGCTAGGCAAAGCGCCGTAG